A window of Thermosipho japonicus genomic DNA:
CATTAATTTTCCATCTTTTTTGAAAACTTCAAAATATCCATTTTCTCCACCAAATCCATCATCTACAAATGCAGGTGCGTTTTTATCAACAACCCATTCACTGCCATTTACAACAAATTTGTATTGGTATTGTCCCTCGTCAAGTTCAAGTACAGCTTCCCATAATCCATCATCGACTTCGTAGCATTCAATATCTTGTGCATCCCAGTTGTTAAAATTCCCCGCAATTGTTACATAATCTGCCTGTCCATCATATTTAAATCTAATTACAACATATCCTTCTTCATCAACAAACATCAATTCAGGATCAAAGTCTTCATTGATTCTAAGTTTTGGTTTTTCAACTTTTTCTTCTAAAACAACAAGTGTTCCATCTTTGTCAACCAAAGTAAATATACCATTTTTTCCTCCAAAACCATCATCTACATATCCTGGAGCTTCACTATCTTCTTTCCAATTTTTTCCTTCAATAACGTACTTGTATTGGTAAGTACCTGGTTCAAGTTCAAGAGAAACTTTCCAAACACCATCCACTTTTTCCATAGCAAGTGTATTAGGAGACCAATTGTTAAAAGTCCCAGCTAGATACACTACTTTTGCATCTAACGCTTCGTTAAATGTAAATACAACTTTTCCGTCTTCAACAAAAACTTTAGAAAACGAAATAAGAGAAAGTGCAAGAATTAAAATAATTAAAAATTTCTTCATAAGCATCCTCCTTCCATTTTGGAAATATTTCCAAAGAAAATTATACAAAATTTATCAAAAATAAAAAAGAAAAGATTGTGAAAAGTTCCAAATTAATCTTTTTCGATTTTCACAATGTCTGTTTTTCTCTTTTTCTCAACAACAAGCATGCT
This region includes:
- a CDS encoding isoamylase; protein product: MKKFLIILILALSLISFSKVFVEDGKVVFTFNEALDAKVVYLAGTFNNWSPNTLAMEKVDGVWKVSLELEPGTYQYKYVIEGKNWKEDSEAPGYVDDGFGGKNGIFTLVDKDGTLVVLEEKVEKPKLRINEDFDPELMFVDEEGYVVIRFKYDGQADYVTIAGNFNNWDAQDIECYEVDDGLWEAVLELDEGQYQYKFVVNGSEWVVDKNAPAFVDDGFGGENGYFEVFKKDGKLMVGLKDK